The following DNA comes from Pedobacter cryoconitis.
GCCTCAGATGAGTTTCAAGGCCGTAAACCGTTCACTATTGGAGAAACCAAATCTATTAATTACCTGAAAGAACAATTCAGTTTGCTTGGACTTAAACCCGGTAATGGAGATAGCTATTTTCAGGAAGTACCGATGATCGAGATTAAATCTGCTCCTGAAAGTAAAATGGTATTCAAAGGGGCTACGGGTGAAGTGACAGCAGACTATTTAACTGGTTTTGTTGCGGCGACTAAAAGGGTACAGCCGGAAGTGAAGCTAACGAATTCAAGTCTTGTATTTGCAGGTTATGGAATTGTTGCTCCTGAATATAAATGGAACGATTATGCCGGACTGGATGTGAAAGGAAAAACCGTAGTGGTTATGATCAATGATCCGGGGTTTGCCGATTCAACACAGTTCAGAGGGAAGAACATGACCTATTATGGTCGCTGGACTTACAAGTTTGAAGAAGCTGCCCGTCAGGGAGCAGCTGGTATATTGATAATCCATGATACAGAACCAGCGGCTTATCCGTGGTCTGTAGTCCGCAGTGGGTGGTCAAAATCCAAGTTGCAAGCGGAAGAAAAAGATAACAATATGTCGAGAGCTATCGTAGAAGGATGGATCAGTATGGACGTTGCCAAATCTTTATTGAAGCTTGGTGGTCAGTCTGAAGCTATTTTTAAAGCCGCCGGTAAACCAGGTTTCAAAGCAGTAGACTTGAAATTGAATACTTCCCTGACGATCAGGAATACGATTAAAAAATCAATATCAAATAATGTTGTAGCGATCATTCCCGGCACTAAAAGACCAAAAGAAAATATCATTTATTCTGCCCACTGGGATCATTTAGGGATTGGTGAGAAAGTAAATGGGGATTCTATTTATAATGGAGCAGTTGACAATGCAACAGGTGTAGCAGCGCTGCTGGAAATTGCGTCTGCTTTTCAAAAGTCACCACAAAAACCAGAGCGTTCTATCGTATTTGTCTCTTTCACCGGAGAAGAACAGGGGTTAATCGGTTCAGAATATTACGCTAAACACCCGGTTTATCCGGTTAGCCAGACGGTTGCTGATATCAATATGGATATGATGGGGATTGCCGGGAAAACAAAGGATATTGTTGTTTATGGGTATGGCCAGTCAGACTTAGAAGATTATGCAGAAGTTTCGGCAAAGAAACAAGGCAGGGTGATTGTAAAGGATCCTGTTCCTTCATCTGGCCTGTATTACCGTTCTGACCATTTTAACTTCGCTAAGGTGGGTATTCCGTCGTTATTTACAGGTTCAGGAGTAGATAACATCCAGCATGGAAGAGCATGGGGTTTAAAACAAGTGGCTGATTATACGAAATCACGGTACCATGCACCAGCTGATAATTTTGATGCCATCACTGACCATAGCGGCATGGTGGAAGATGCACGTTTATTATTTGATATGGGCTACCGCTTAAGTCATGAAACCACTTATCCTAAATGGAAAGAAGGTTCTGAATTCAAAGCGATCAGAGAGAAAAAGTAAGCTTAAACTGACCAGCAGGCTCAAAAAATGAGTATGCTGGTCAATTTATCATTTTAATTAATCAATAATCAGCAGGATATTATCAGTCATTTTGCTGGACACTGTTTTTGGAGCACTGCCATCAATAGCAATCACCATAGACTGATCAAAATCTAATTTATCCAGCACTTCTATTTTTGAGCCCAACCCTAAGTTAAGTTGTTTCAGATATTTTAAAAAGGGAGTGGAAGTATCTCTTACGCTACCTACTTTGCCCACCTGGTTAATCTCCAGTTCGCTCAGCCGCTTATTTGCATAAACTGGCATTTGACCATTGGAAGCAGGAATAGGATCTCCATGCGGATCAAAGGCAGGATTTCCTAAAAAGTCATCCAGTTTTTTTGCCAGCTGCTCATCGTGGATATGTTCCAGCTGTTCGGCAATATGATGAACCTCGTGCCAATCATAACTTAGTTTTTCTACTAAGAAGACTTCCCATAATCTATGTTTACGAATAATATCCAGCGCAGCAGTTTCTCCGGTAACAGTTAGAATTGCACCCTGAGTTTTATCATAGGTAATTAATTCTTTCTCCTTTAATTTCCGCAGCATATCAATTACTGAAGCAGGATTGTTTTCCAGCGCATCAGCTATGGCCTTCAGACTGACCTTGTTTTCACTTTTACTGATGTGATAAATCGTTTTCAGATAGTTTTCCTCAGAATAGGTTTTCTTCATTTTATAGCTTCTCCGGCACAAAAGTAAATAAATATTACTTACTCTATTGAATTAGATGAAACTAATTACTTATATTTGTGTTGCCGTATTTAATGATTTAAATAGGTCTAAATGGTGAAAGACGAAGCGACTGGTATGCGATTTCAGGAGTGGCTGCGTTAAATACACAGGTGATGTCTAATTCACCGTTTAATTAATTGATAGTATTTACTTACAAATTATGGAAGTAGCAATTACCGTACTCGAAAATGAAATCAGAAATAAGTCAACGTTTCTGAAAAAAGACGACCTGATGAGAAAAGATCTGAAACAAGCCACTATAGTGATGAAAGATATTTCCAAGCTTAAAACGGCAGTTAAATTATTAAAAGATCACCATCAGAGAAAAGAAAGAATACACTTGTAAGGAGTGTTTAAAATCATAGGATTTGTTCGTTTTAGCGCGTAATCCTCAAGTTTTTTCAAAGTTAGGTTTAAGTTGATAGTGGCCTCGGTGTGGTTCCCGGGGCCATATCTTTTTATTTTAATTATTTTTGACTTATTTAATTCATCTTTAGGTGTTTGGTTAATAATTATTCTATATTTATATTTAAATTCCCCAGCCAAATTATTATTAACCCATGCAACCTCAACCCACTCAAAACTCTGAGGAGTTATTACAAAATCAGGATGAATACAGCTACGTCCCTTTTGATGGTTTTGTAAATGTAAATGATATAGTTACCAGAAGAAGACAGCTGAGAAATGCTGAGTTCAATGTTCCTGAACAAACCTGGGAAATAAATATAAATATGGAACATCCGTCGGCGACGTTATAAAGGATCAGTTATTCACGATCAATTCATCAATTCTTTGGGTAAATTAATATTTTACTTATATTCAAAGTATCTATTATATCATTTGATATACTGCTGATGAAACTATTCACTGCCTATGTAACTGCCAGAAGGTGCCTTTACCTTCTTTTGCTAATTCTTTTATTAGTTATTTTTTCGGGTGTATTTAACTTTCTGTCCCGGCAGATGACTTTAATTCTGCATCTGATTTCACTGCTTACAGTACTGATGTTATTTGTAGTTTCCTTCGCTCAGGATAAAAAGAAGAAAAAAGGAAAGTCTAAAAAGGAAGACAAAATTACAAAACAGCCCTTAATTGAACAGTCAGCCAGCAATGTCTCTGAAAATGAAACGGGCTTTATAACTATTGCAGATCAGATTCCGTTTATGGTTTGGCGTTCAGATCCCGATGGAAGATGTATTTACGTCAATAAAAAGT
Coding sequences within:
- a CDS encoding metal-dependent transcriptional regulator; translated protein: MKKTYSEENYLKTIYHISKSENKVSLKAIADALENNPASVIDMLRKLKEKELITYDKTQGAILTVTGETAALDIIRKHRLWEVFLVEKLSYDWHEVHHIAEQLEHIHDEQLAKKLDDFLGNPAFDPHGDPIPASNGQMPVYANKRLSELEINQVGKVGSVRDTSTPFLKYLKQLNLGLGSKIEVLDKLDFDQSMVIAIDGSAPKTVSSKMTDNILLIID
- a CDS encoding M28 family metallopeptidase — translated: MKKTILYLAVAGSCFAACKPGEKSETATSPDSVAIKMINDSSFASHIRVLASDEFQGRKPFTIGETKSINYLKEQFSLLGLKPGNGDSYFQEVPMIEIKSAPESKMVFKGATGEVTADYLTGFVAATKRVQPEVKLTNSSLVFAGYGIVAPEYKWNDYAGLDVKGKTVVVMINDPGFADSTQFRGKNMTYYGRWTYKFEEAARQGAAGILIIHDTEPAAYPWSVVRSGWSKSKLQAEEKDNNMSRAIVEGWISMDVAKSLLKLGGQSEAIFKAAGKPGFKAVDLKLNTSLTIRNTIKKSISNNVVAIIPGTKRPKENIIYSAHWDHLGIGEKVNGDSIYNGAVDNATGVAALLEIASAFQKSPQKPERSIVFVSFTGEEQGLIGSEYYAKHPVYPVSQTVADINMDMMGIAGKTKDIVVYGYGQSDLEDYAEVSAKKQGRVIVKDPVPSSGLYYRSDHFNFAKVGIPSLFTGSGVDNIQHGRAWGLKQVADYTKSRYHAPADNFDAITDHSGMVEDARLLFDMGYRLSHETTYPKWKEGSEFKAIREKK